Proteins encoded within one genomic window of Panicum virgatum strain AP13 chromosome 1N, P.virgatum_v5, whole genome shotgun sequence:
- the LOC120656533 gene encoding gibberellin 2-beta-dioxygenase 6-like, whose product MPAFAGGAAEPPLADSYNALLFRRCCGGGVDDDGARAAAPVAECELPMIDVACLMSGGGGGSEAERAACAAAIARASEEWGFFQVRNHGVAPELLDAMRREQARLFRLPFEAKASAGLLGGSYRWGTPTATSPRQLSWSEAFHVPLAAVSGDACDFGGLTTLRDVTREVAGAMSKLAGTLARVLAEALRPGAAGERFPEGCDETTCFLRLNRYPPCPASPDPDGAAFGLVPHTDSDFLTVLCQDHVGGLQLMKGARWVAVKPIPGALIVNVGDLFQAWSNNRYKSVEHKVMTNATTERYSVAFFLCPSHDSPIGACAEPSPYRTFTFGEYRRMVQEDVKRTGNKIGLPNFLV is encoded by the exons ATGCCGGCCTTCGCGGGTGGCGCAGCGGAGCCGCCGCTGGCGGACAGCTACAACGCGCTGCTGTTCCggcgctgctgcggcggcggcgtcgacgacgatggcgcgcgcgcggcggcgcccgtggCGGAGTGCGAGCTCCCGATGATCGACGTCGCGTGCCtgatgagcggcggcggcggcggctcggaggcggagcgggcggcgtgcgcggcggccatCGCGCGCGCGTCGGAGGAGTGGGGGTTCTTCCAGGTGCGCAACCACGGCGTGGCGCCGGAGCTCCTGGACGCGATGCGGCGGGAGCAGGCGCGCCTGTTCCGCCTGCCGTTCGAGGCCAAGGCCTCGGCCGGCCTGCTCGGCGGCTCCTACCGCTGGGGCACCCCGACCGCGACGTCGCCGCGGCAGTTGTCCTGGTCCGAGGCCTTCCAcgtcccgctcgccgccgtctccgGCGACGCCTGCGACTTCGGCGGCCTCACCACCCTGAG GGACGTGACGCGGGAGGTGGCGGGCGCGATGTCGAAGCTGGCCGGCACGCTGGCGCGCGTGCTCGCCGAGGCCCtccgccccggcgccgccggggagcgCTTCCCGGAGGGGTGCGACGAGACGACGTGCTTCCTCAGGctgaaccggtacccgccgtgccccgcctcgccggatccggacggcgccgccttcggccTGGTGCCGCACACCGACAGCGACTTCCTCACCGTGCTCTGCCAGGACCACGTCGGCGGCCTGCAGCTCATGAAGGGCGCCCGGTGGGTGGCCGTCAAGCCAATCCCCGGCGCCCTCATCGTCAACGTCGGAGACCTCTTCCAG GCATGGAGCAACAACAGGTACAAGAGCGTGGAGCACAAGGTGATGACCAACGCGACGACGGAGCGCTACTCGGTCGCCTTCTTCCTCTGCCCGTCCCACGACTCGCCCATCGGCGCGTGCGCGGAGCCTTCTCCTTACAGGACGTTCACGTTCGGGGAGTACAGGAGAATGGTGCAGGAAGACGTCAAGAGAACCGGGAACAAGATCGGGCTCCCTAATTTCCTCGTCTAG